One window from the genome of Pseudonocardia hierapolitana encodes:
- a CDS encoding amidohydrolase — protein sequence MARTLLLGVRLIGAELIGAELIGAGPAAGALEIEGERISWVGSADAARERLPGATVLELAGAVVTPAFVDAHVHATAAGLLADGLDLTGCDSARALLDAVAARVAARPGALVWGHGWQDQTWPDELPPRPALDRAAAGAPVYLSRIDVHSALASSALLDRAPGVTGAAGWSLTALSGDAHHRVRRAALTAVDTTTRDAAQAAFLADAASRGVAVVHECAGPDISSAADLAALRLRPGPEVVGYWGEAVRTADEARELVAHTGTRGLAGDLFVDGSLGSRTAALREPYADAPGCTGNRYLDPAAIGAHVAACTEVGVQAGFHVIGDAATDALLAGLDEAAAATSPGAVRAAGHRVEHLEMVDAAQARRLADLGVVASVQPLFDAYWGGLDGMYATRLGRERARGMNPFAGLHEAGVVLALGSDAPVTPLDPWAAVRAAVEHRTPGSAIAAAHALAAHTVGGHRAAGDRSPLAGRLLPGAPASYAIWDGAGPLDGAAGNPRCLRLVHRGVVLH from the coding sequence GTGGCTCGCACCCTGCTGCTCGGCGTCCGGTTGATCGGCGCAGAGTTGATCGGCGCAGAGTTGATCGGTGCGGGGCCGGCAGCGGGGGCCCTCGAGATCGAGGGCGAGCGGATCAGCTGGGTGGGCAGCGCCGACGCCGCACGGGAACGCCTGCCCGGCGCGACCGTGCTGGAGCTCGCAGGCGCCGTCGTCACCCCTGCTTTCGTCGACGCCCACGTGCACGCCACCGCCGCCGGCCTGCTGGCCGACGGCCTCGACCTCACCGGCTGCGACTCGGCGCGGGCACTGCTCGACGCGGTGGCCGCCCGCGTGGCGGCCCGGCCGGGTGCGCTCGTGTGGGGCCACGGCTGGCAGGACCAGACCTGGCCCGACGAGCTCCCGCCGCGTCCGGCCCTCGACCGGGCCGCCGCCGGTGCGCCCGTCTACCTGAGCCGGATCGACGTGCACTCGGCCCTCGCCTCCTCGGCCCTGCTCGACCGGGCCCCCGGCGTGACCGGCGCGGCCGGATGGTCGCTCACGGCCCTGTCCGGAGATGCCCACCACCGGGTCCGCCGGGCGGCGCTCACCGCCGTCGACACCACCACCCGCGACGCCGCGCAGGCCGCGTTCCTCGCCGACGCCGCCTCCCGGGGCGTTGCGGTCGTGCACGAGTGCGCCGGCCCGGACATCTCGTCGGCCGCCGACCTGGCCGCGCTGCGGCTCCGTCCCGGACCGGAGGTCGTCGGCTACTGGGGTGAGGCGGTGCGCACCGCGGACGAGGCCAGGGAACTGGTCGCGCACACCGGCACCCGCGGGCTCGCGGGCGACCTCTTCGTCGACGGCTCCCTGGGATCGCGCACCGCGGCCCTGCGCGAGCCCTACGCCGACGCTCCCGGCTGCACCGGGAACCGCTACCTCGACCCCGCCGCGATCGGCGCGCACGTCGCCGCCTGCACCGAGGTCGGGGTGCAGGCCGGGTTCCACGTCATCGGCGACGCGGCCACCGACGCGCTGCTCGCCGGGCTCGACGAGGCCGCCGCCGCGACCTCACCCGGTGCCGTGCGCGCCGCGGGCCACCGGGTGGAGCACCTGGAGATGGTCGACGCCGCGCAGGCGCGCCGGCTGGCCGACCTCGGCGTGGTCGCGAGCGTGCAGCCGCTCTTCGACGCGTACTGGGGCGGCCTGGACGGCATGTACGCCACGCGGCTGGGCCGGGAGCGGGCACGCGGGATGAACCCGTTCGCGGGTCTGCACGAGGCCGGCGTCGTCCTCGCGCTCGGCTCCGACGCGCCCGTCACCCCGCTCGACCCGTGGGCCGCGGTGCGCGCGGCGGTCGAGCACCGCACGCCCGGGTCGGCCATCGCCGCCGCCCACGCCCTAGCGGCCCACACGGTGGGCGGCCATCGGGCGGCGGGGGACCGGTCCCCGCTGGCAGGCCGGCTGCTCCCCGGCGCACCGGCGAGCTACGCGATCTGGGACGGCGCAGGCCCCCTCGACGGTGCCGCCGGGAACCCGCGCTGCCTGCGCCTGGTCCACCGCGGTGTGGTGCTGCACTGA
- a CDS encoding M24 family metallopeptidase: MTPAVPTALLADRIRRAGEVAAAQDTDLLLVTPGPDLRYLLGVSGESHERLTCLVLPAAGHRAPPALVVPRLEAPGFAGLPLDELGIEVVTWRDGEDPHLLVSDLGGGPSRVGLADAMPAAHVLPLRAAFPDVEQVLAGPVMRELRMRKDSAEVAELRAAGAAIDRVHARMGEILKPGRTEAQVGADIADAIVAEGHAEAAFVIVGSGPNGSSPHHDVSDRVIESGDVVVIDIGGPLPSGYNSDSTRTYAVGGEPPAAVREAYAVLQDAQERAVSAVRPGVTAEQVDAAARRPITAAGLGERFVHRTGHGIGLEVHEEPYIVAGSALALEPGMAFSVEPGIYFDGDWGARIEDIVVVTEDGCERLNNRPRDLVVL; encoded by the coding sequence ATGACACCGGCCGTTCCGACCGCGCTGCTCGCCGACCGCATCCGCCGGGCCGGCGAGGTCGCCGCCGCACAGGACACCGACCTGCTGCTCGTCACGCCGGGCCCGGACCTGCGGTACCTGCTGGGTGTGTCCGGCGAGTCGCACGAGCGGCTCACGTGCCTGGTACTGCCCGCCGCGGGCCACCGGGCCCCGCCCGCGCTGGTGGTGCCGCGGCTGGAGGCCCCGGGGTTCGCGGGCCTCCCGCTCGACGAGCTCGGGATCGAGGTCGTCACGTGGCGCGACGGCGAGGACCCGCACCTGCTCGTCAGCGACCTGGGTGGCGGGCCGAGCCGGGTCGGGCTCGCCGACGCGATGCCCGCCGCGCACGTCCTGCCGCTGCGCGCCGCGTTCCCCGATGTGGAGCAGGTGCTCGCCGGGCCGGTCATGCGCGAGCTGCGGATGCGCAAGGATTCCGCCGAGGTGGCCGAGCTGAGGGCGGCGGGCGCGGCCATCGACCGCGTCCACGCCCGGATGGGCGAGATCCTCAAGCCGGGACGCACGGAGGCGCAGGTGGGTGCCGACATCGCCGACGCGATCGTGGCCGAGGGCCACGCCGAGGCCGCCTTCGTGATCGTCGGCTCCGGGCCGAACGGTTCGAGCCCGCACCACGACGTGTCCGATCGCGTGATCGAGAGCGGCGACGTGGTCGTGATCGACATCGGCGGCCCGCTGCCCAGCGGCTACAACTCCGACTCCACCCGCACCTACGCCGTGGGCGGCGAGCCGCCTGCCGCCGTGCGGGAGGCCTACGCCGTGCTGCAGGACGCCCAGGAGCGGGCGGTTTCGGCGGTGCGGCCGGGCGTCACCGCCGAACAGGTGGACGCGGCGGCCCGCCGGCCGATCACCGCTGCCGGGCTGGGAGAGCGGTTCGTGCACCGCACTGGCCACGGCATCGGCCTCGAGGTGCACGAGGAGCCCTACATCGTGGCCGGCAGCGCGCTCGCGCTGGAGCCGGGCATGGCCTTCAGCGTGGAGCCCGGCATCTACTTCGACGGCGACTGGGGCGCCCGCATCGAGGACATCGTCGTGGTCACCGAGGACGGCTGCGAGCGGCTCAACAACCGCCCGCGCGACCTCGTCGTGCTCTGA
- a CDS encoding LysR family transcriptional regulator: protein MEIAREIEAFLAVAEELHFGRAAARLHLTTSRISQSIRGLERRIGAPLFERTSRTVRLTPLGQTLFEEARPAVQRLEEALRKAKRAAGREPQAVMRVFFANSLREEVTTALMQGFAEVYPQIPLVRYAYPSMQHRQWCDQQRDDVFVSWFPAEPGTLHLPRVHVGPVILREPRSVMVGTGHVLARHEVVDIEELADHDVLYPPPVTRQFADAWTPPVTPSGRRIHRVRRMTDSYMEEAVTIVVQENIAHITITRLPLIGLPPDLVLVPLTGLQPFWLAPIWSVFAQNIWIPEFAELAAQTGSRAGWLTPDAP, encoded by the coding sequence ATGGAGATCGCTCGGGAGATCGAGGCGTTCCTCGCGGTCGCCGAGGAACTGCACTTCGGCCGCGCCGCCGCGCGTCTGCACCTGACGACGTCCCGGATCAGCCAGTCGATACGCGGCCTCGAGCGCCGGATCGGCGCGCCGCTATTCGAGCGGACCAGCCGCACCGTAAGGCTCACACCGCTGGGCCAAACCCTGTTCGAGGAGGCGCGTCCGGCCGTCCAGCGGTTGGAGGAGGCCCTGCGCAAGGCCAAACGCGCGGCCGGTCGGGAGCCGCAGGCGGTGATGCGGGTCTTCTTCGCCAACTCGCTGCGCGAGGAGGTCACCACTGCCCTGATGCAGGGTTTCGCCGAGGTCTACCCGCAGATCCCGCTGGTGCGCTACGCATATCCCTCGATGCAGCACCGCCAGTGGTGCGACCAGCAACGCGACGACGTATTCGTCAGCTGGTTCCCGGCCGAGCCGGGCACCCTGCACCTGCCGAGGGTGCACGTGGGGCCGGTGATCCTCCGCGAGCCGCGATCGGTGATGGTCGGGACCGGCCACGTGCTGGCCCGACACGAGGTGGTCGACATCGAGGAGCTCGCCGACCACGACGTGCTCTACCCGCCCCCCGTCACCCGGCAGTTCGCCGATGCCTGGACCCCGCCGGTCACGCCTTCGGGGCGACGGATCCACCGCGTGCGGCGGATGACCGACAGCTACATGGAGGAGGCGGTGACGATCGTGGTGCAGGAGAACATCGCCCACATCACCATCACGCGCCTGCCCCTGATCGGGCTGCCGCCCGACCTGGTGCTGGTGCCGCTCACCGGGCTGCAGCCGTTCTGGCTGGCGCCGATATGGTCGGTCTTCGCGCAGAACATCTGGATCCCGGAGTTCGCCGAGCTGGCCGCGCAGACCGGCTCCCGCGCCGGGTGGCTGACCCCCGACGCACCGTGA
- a CDS encoding amidase family protein produces MAEAERNAARIFHVMREFFDSVDVLATPTCQVAPFEITTRYPREIDGTPMQDYLEWMGLPSVITMMGCPAISLPAAFTPDGRPVGIQLVGPHLREDRLLAIARAFEAVVDAGRAPEVDPTPQPAFVAVD; encoded by the coding sequence ATCGCGGAGGCCGAGCGCAACGCCGCCCGGATCTTCCACGTGATGCGGGAGTTCTTCGACTCCGTCGACGTGCTGGCCACCCCGACCTGCCAGGTGGCCCCGTTCGAGATCACCACCCGCTACCCGCGCGAGATCGACGGCACCCCGATGCAGGACTACCTGGAGTGGATGGGCCTTCCGTCGGTGATCACGATGATGGGCTGCCCGGCGATCTCGCTGCCTGCGGCGTTCACGCCGGACGGGCGACCGGTCGGCATCCAGCTCGTCGGGCCGCACCTGCGGGAGGACCGCCTGCTCGCCATCGCGCGAGCCTTCGAAGCGGTGGTCGACGCCGGCCGCGCGCCCGAGGTTGACCCGACACCGCAACCGGCGTTCGTCGCCGTGGATTGA
- a CDS encoding amidohydrolase, with protein sequence MLTSGLDDRIPDLELLYRDLHEHPELSFQEERTASVLAARLAAAGLEVTTGVGKTGVVGVLRNGEGPTVLLRADMDALPVQEIEKVPYRSRATGVDPDGVSTPVMHACGHDTHMTALIGAVEQLVANRDAWSGTVLAVLQPAEEVGSGAQAMLDDGFLDRFGPFDVALGQHITSAPSTHLYLCPGVFMAAADSLRVTVYGRGGHGSAPHTTVDPVVLAASIVMRLQTIVAREVAPNEVAVVTVAAIHAGRKENVIPASAELKLNVRTFDPDVRERVLAAITRIVDAEAEAAGAPRPPEIAPINGFPLLRNDVATTEAVRAAFTEAFGAGHVHETTPKTGSEDFGLFAEAAGVPSVFWNFGGFDPALYPDDPAHPHAAVASGRAPGGHSPEFVPTAVAPTLRRAVEALLTAAAIWLVR encoded by the coding sequence GTGCTGACCAGCGGGTTGGACGACCGCATCCCGGACCTGGAACTGCTCTACCGCGACCTGCACGAGCACCCGGAGCTGTCGTTCCAGGAGGAGCGCACGGCGTCCGTACTGGCCGCCCGCCTGGCCGCGGCCGGTCTCGAGGTGACCACGGGCGTGGGCAAGACCGGAGTCGTCGGCGTGCTCCGGAACGGCGAGGGCCCGACGGTGCTGCTGCGGGCCGACATGGACGCGCTGCCCGTGCAGGAGATCGAGAAGGTTCCGTACCGCAGCCGGGCCACGGGCGTCGACCCGGACGGCGTCTCGACCCCGGTCATGCACGCCTGCGGTCACGACACCCACATGACCGCGCTGATCGGCGCCGTGGAGCAGCTGGTGGCCAACCGCGACGCGTGGTCGGGCACGGTGCTCGCCGTTCTCCAGCCGGCCGAGGAGGTGGGAAGCGGGGCGCAGGCCATGCTCGACGACGGGTTCCTCGACCGCTTCGGGCCGTTCGACGTGGCGCTCGGCCAGCACATCACCTCGGCGCCCAGCACCCACCTCTACCTGTGCCCTGGCGTGTTCATGGCCGCGGCCGACAGCCTGCGCGTCACCGTGTACGGCCGCGGCGGGCACGGGTCGGCCCCGCACACCACCGTCGACCCGGTCGTGCTCGCCGCGTCGATCGTGATGCGCCTGCAGACGATCGTGGCCAGGGAGGTCGCCCCGAACGAGGTCGCGGTGGTGACCGTGGCCGCGATCCACGCGGGCCGCAAGGAGAACGTCATCCCGGCCTCGGCCGAGCTCAAGCTCAACGTCCGCACCTTCGACCCGGACGTGCGCGAGCGCGTGCTCGCCGCGATCACCCGCATCGTCGACGCCGAGGCGGAGGCGGCAGGCGCGCCGCGCCCGCCGGAGATCGCCCCGATCAATGGCTTCCCGCTGCTGCGCAACGACGTCGCGACCACCGAGGCGGTGCGGGCCGCGTTCACCGAGGCGTTCGGGGCCGGGCACGTCCACGAGACCACGCCCAAGACCGGCAGCGAGGACTTCGGGCTCTTCGCCGAGGCCGCCGGGGTGCCGTCGGTGTTCTGGAACTTCGGCGGGTTCGACCCCGCGCTCTACCCGGACGACCCGGCGCACCCGCATGCGGCCGTCGCCTCGGGCCGCGCGCCGGGCGGGCACTCCCCCGAGTTCGTGCCGACCGCCGTCGCGCCGACCCTGCGCCGGGCCGTCGAGGCGCTGCTGACGGCGGCCGCGATCTGGCTCGTGCGATGA
- a CDS encoding amidase family protein, which translates to MTFGETAHNRLTAVELARLTRAGELTATEVMEAHVAEIERLNPAVNAIVDFRPERAIAAARELDRTFRKDGPHGALHGLPVAHKDLVPAAGFRFTQGSPLYADRVAMQDHVVVERMAAAGAIAVGKTNVPEFGLGSHTFNDVYGVTRNPYALDRTAGGSSGGAAAALAARMLPLADGSDTGGSLRNPASFCNVVGFRPSPGRVPSWPDGDPFSRLSVVGPMARTVDDLALLMSVLVGADPRAGWSVPADPAAYFPLPEPRRPIRVAWSPDLDGRVVVAREVRDALEPVVAAMAAHGWEVEPATPDLTGAIETFRVLRALKMQVTLGPVLAEHPGRLKADAQ; encoded by the coding sequence GTGACGTTCGGGGAGACCGCCCACAACCGCCTGACCGCCGTGGAGCTCGCCCGCCTCACCCGGGCCGGTGAGCTGACCGCCACCGAGGTGATGGAGGCGCACGTCGCGGAGATCGAGCGGCTCAACCCCGCCGTCAACGCGATCGTCGACTTCCGGCCCGAGCGCGCCATTGCCGCGGCGCGCGAGCTCGACCGCACCTTCCGCAAGGACGGGCCGCACGGAGCGCTCCACGGGCTCCCGGTGGCGCACAAGGACCTCGTGCCGGCGGCCGGGTTCCGGTTCACCCAGGGCAGCCCGCTCTACGCCGACCGGGTCGCCATGCAGGACCACGTCGTCGTCGAGCGCATGGCGGCCGCGGGGGCGATCGCGGTCGGCAAGACGAACGTGCCGGAGTTCGGGCTCGGGTCGCACACGTTCAACGACGTCTACGGCGTCACCCGCAACCCGTACGCCCTCGACCGCACCGCGGGCGGCAGCAGCGGCGGCGCGGCAGCAGCTCTCGCCGCGCGCATGCTTCCGCTCGCGGACGGGAGCGACACCGGCGGCTCGCTGCGCAACCCGGCCTCGTTCTGCAACGTCGTCGGGTTCCGGCCCTCGCCCGGCCGGGTGCCCTCGTGGCCGGACGGCGACCCGTTCAGCCGGCTGTCGGTGGTCGGCCCGATGGCGCGCACGGTCGACGACCTCGCACTGCTCATGAGCGTGCTCGTGGGGGCCGATCCGCGGGCCGGCTGGTCGGTGCCCGCCGACCCGGCCGCGTACTTCCCGCTGCCCGAGCCGCGGCGTCCGATCCGGGTGGCCTGGTCGCCGGACCTCGACGGACGGGTTGTGGTGGCCCGCGAGGTCCGCGACGCGCTCGAACCGGTGGTCGCGGCGATGGCGGCCCACGGCTGGGAGGTCGAGCCCGCCACCCCGGACCTCACCGGCGCCATCGAGACGTTCCGGGTGCTGCGGGCCCTCAAGATGCAGGTGACGCTCGGCCCGGTGCTCGCCGAGCACCCCGGGCGGCTCAAGGCCGACGCGCAGTGA
- a CDS encoding PspC domain-containing protein: MASTLTRPRHGKVIAGVCAGLADRFGMSPFVVRLLFLVSCLLPGPQFVIYIVLWIMMPKRDY, encoded by the coding sequence GTGGCATCGACCCTGACCCGCCCGCGCCACGGCAAGGTCATCGCCGGCGTGTGTGCGGGCCTTGCGGACCGGTTCGGAATGAGCCCGTTCGTGGTCCGGCTTCTGTTCCTCGTGTCCTGCCTGCTGCCCGGCCCGCAGTTCGTGATCTACATCGTGCTGTGGATCATGATGCCCAAGCGTGACTACTGA
- a CDS encoding SpoIIE family protein phosphatase encodes MEGEAGAADEPDPRVFGDPRAIADCFDELPAAVFVFSGPDHVFTAVNRAARAMVGPHRDVVGRRCREAIPEEAGQRVAELLDDAYETGQPVSAPEWRILLDNNADGELEELYLTLTIVPVRDSGGDVVGLVSHVLDVTPAVSARRAAEAQATAFEHRYHAALDGVMSLQRSLLPERLPVLPGVELAARYLAADSEQGAGGDWFDAVPLGDGRLGLVVGDVVGSGTRATAVMGQLRAVLMELLLEGSDIPEVLARLDRFVARVPGAAATTLCLAVLDPADGRLDYICCGHPPPLVLAADGRSGYLPAGAMGPLGVVAATRPVVVQTALLQATDVLLLYTDGLVEGPDLPLCDGLDLLRGVAAGARTRGTPPMMAAAAPDRVCELTVERMTRKGHTDDVTLLAVQCTGARPEPFEAELPASPGILSPLRTQLDDWLIARGGSDEDTLAVRFAVLEAVSNVIEHAYPDDPGSVRVEGAHDDAGRICMTVSDTGQWVPPPVRPNRRDRGFALIRSCMDTVEIDRTATGTSILMDRTLSRRPVVGPDSVRPQRTAGSSKEAFHVDITEVSPPHVVVHGPIDLPSAADLHRRLQDASRGGVLPLTIDLTGVSHLASAGVQLLYQLAEQMAADGCRLRLIAPTGTAAHQVLTLTALHQLTEIVEDPEASW; translated from the coding sequence GTGGAAGGCGAAGCCGGTGCGGCTGACGAGCCGGATCCGCGAGTGTTCGGCGATCCGCGGGCGATCGCCGACTGTTTCGACGAGCTGCCTGCCGCGGTGTTCGTCTTCTCCGGGCCTGATCACGTCTTCACCGCGGTGAACAGGGCGGCGCGGGCCATGGTCGGTCCCCACCGGGACGTCGTCGGGCGGCGCTGCCGGGAGGCGATCCCGGAGGAGGCCGGTCAACGCGTGGCCGAGCTGCTGGACGACGCCTACGAGACCGGCCAGCCGGTCTCCGCGCCGGAATGGCGGATCCTGCTCGACAACAACGCCGACGGGGAGCTGGAGGAGCTCTACCTGACCCTCACGATCGTGCCCGTCCGGGACTCGGGCGGCGACGTGGTGGGGCTGGTCTCGCACGTGCTGGACGTGACCCCGGCGGTGTCCGCCCGTCGCGCGGCCGAGGCTCAGGCCACCGCGTTCGAACATCGCTATCACGCGGCGCTGGATGGGGTGATGTCCCTGCAGCGCAGCCTCCTGCCGGAGCGGTTGCCGGTCCTGCCCGGCGTGGAGCTGGCGGCCCGTTACCTCGCCGCCGACAGCGAGCAGGGCGCGGGGGGCGACTGGTTCGATGCGGTGCCACTCGGCGACGGACGGCTCGGACTGGTCGTCGGGGACGTGGTGGGTTCGGGCACCCGCGCCACGGCGGTCATGGGGCAGCTACGTGCGGTGTTGATGGAGCTCCTGCTCGAGGGCTCCGACATCCCCGAGGTGTTGGCCCGGCTGGACCGCTTCGTCGCGCGGGTTCCGGGCGCGGCGGCCACCACCCTCTGTCTGGCCGTGCTGGATCCGGCTGACGGGCGGCTGGACTACATCTGCTGCGGGCATCCGCCGCCCCTGGTGCTGGCGGCCGACGGTCGGTCCGGCTATCTGCCCGCCGGCGCCATGGGCCCTCTCGGCGTCGTCGCCGCAACCCGCCCGGTCGTGGTGCAGACCGCGTTGCTGCAGGCCACCGATGTGTTGCTGCTCTACACCGACGGCCTGGTCGAGGGTCCGGACCTGCCCCTGTGTGATGGCCTGGACCTGCTGCGGGGCGTCGCGGCCGGGGCGCGGACGCGCGGAACCCCGCCGATGATGGCCGCCGCGGCGCCTGACCGGGTGTGCGAGCTGACCGTGGAACGGATGACCCGCAAGGGCCACACCGATGACGTGACCCTGCTGGCGGTGCAGTGCACCGGCGCGCGGCCCGAGCCGTTCGAGGCCGAACTGCCGGCCTCCCCGGGCATCCTGTCGCCGCTTCGCACCCAGCTCGACGACTGGCTGATCGCACGGGGCGGCAGCGACGAGGACACGCTCGCCGTCCGGTTCGCCGTGCTCGAGGCCGTCAGCAACGTCATCGAACACGCTTATCCCGACGACCCGGGATCGGTCCGGGTCGAGGGCGCGCACGACGACGCCGGCCGGATCTGCATGACCGTCAGTGACACCGGTCAGTGGGTCCCGCCCCCGGTTCGCCCGAACCGCCGAGACCGGGGATTCGCCCTGATCCGCAGCTGCATGGACACCGTCGAGATCGACCGCACGGCCACCGGAACCAGCATTCTGATGGACCGCACCCTGAGCCGCAGACCCGTCGTCGGTCCCGACAGCGTCAGGCCGCAGCGCACCGCCGGGTCCAGCAAGGAGGCGTTCCACGTCGACATCACGGAGGTGAGCCCGCCGCACGTCGTGGTGCACGGGCCGATCGACCTTCCCAGCGCCGCCGACCTGCACCGACGCCTCCAGGACGCCAGCCGGGGCGGGGTGCTCCCGCTGACCATCGACCTCACCGGTGTGAGCCATCTGGCCAGCGCCGGCGTACAACTGCTCTACCAGCTGGCCGAACAGATGGCCGCGGACGGCTGCCGGCTGCGGCTGATCGCCCCCACCGGCACTGCCGCTCACCAGGTACTCACGCTCACCGCACTACACCAGCTCACCGAGATCGTCGAGGATCCCGAGGCGAGCTGGTAG
- a CDS encoding 5'-3' exonuclease, translated as MLLDAASLYFRAFYGVPESITGPDGTPVNAIRGFTDMVARLITDRRPTRLVACLDLDWRPAFRVEALPSYKAHRVPGEPQVAPAGLPEIVPDTLEPQIPVLLEVLAAAGIATAGAEGYEADDVIGTLAAGERTDPVIAVSGDRDLMQIVRDEPVPVRLLYVGRGLAKAEHLGPIEVAAKYAVPVERAGDAYAEMAMLRGDPSDGLPGVPGIGAKTAATLVGRFGSWDELRAAVIDKADTRLSPPVRTKLAAAAPYLAVVEPVVRVAVDAPVELDRPDTLPGEPADLERLAALGDRWGVGSSIERLCTAMLKNAR; from the coding sequence ATGCTGCTCGATGCCGCCAGCCTGTACTTCCGCGCCTTCTACGGCGTGCCGGAGTCGATCACGGGTCCGGACGGCACGCCGGTGAACGCGATCCGCGGGTTCACCGACATGGTCGCCCGCCTCATCACCGACCGGCGCCCCACGCGGCTGGTGGCCTGCCTCGACCTCGACTGGCGCCCTGCGTTCCGGGTGGAGGCCCTGCCCTCGTACAAGGCGCACCGGGTGCCTGGCGAGCCGCAGGTCGCGCCCGCGGGCCTGCCGGAGATCGTGCCCGACACCCTGGAACCGCAGATCCCGGTGCTCCTCGAGGTGCTCGCCGCGGCGGGGATCGCGACGGCGGGCGCGGAGGGCTACGAGGCCGACGACGTGATCGGCACCCTCGCCGCGGGCGAGCGCACCGACCCCGTGATCGCCGTAAGCGGCGACCGGGACCTCATGCAGATCGTGCGCGATGAGCCGGTGCCGGTGCGGCTGCTGTACGTCGGGCGCGGGTTGGCCAAGGCCGAGCACCTCGGGCCGATCGAGGTGGCCGCGAAGTACGCGGTTCCGGTGGAACGCGCCGGGGACGCCTACGCCGAGATGGCGATGCTGCGGGGCGACCCCTCCGACGGGCTGCCTGGCGTGCCCGGGATCGGCGCCAAGACGGCCGCCACCCTCGTGGGCCGCTTCGGGTCGTGGGACGAGCTGCGGGCCGCCGTGATCGACAAGGCCGACACCCGGTTGAGCCCCCCGGTACGCACCAAGCTGGCCGCGGCCGCGCCCTACCTCGCCGTCGTCGAGCCGGTGGTGCGGGTCGCCGTCGACGCGCCCGTGGAGCTGGACCGGCCCGACACGCTCCCCGGTGAGCCCGCCGACCTGGAGCGCCTCGCCGCGCTGGGTGATCGCTGGGGAGTGGGCAGCTCGATAGAGCGCCTGTGCACGGCGATGCTGAAGAACGCGCGCTAG
- a CDS encoding GDSL-type esterase/lipase family protein — MTRSRSLALLLAAGGAVALTLFGAPTVATAQTPAAVVVLGDSAAAGDGAGDYEPGTRGEDGNWCHRSKHAYVHRTGLAPESVNLACSGAEAANVAFGGGTHYTEGSQAQRLVEVAGRYRVTTVIVQIGANDDAALFGTGVACIRAFLDPSEPPCREKLGPLVPERMAATATKVEAAVQDLRVAMRQAGYTRGDYTLVLASYASPVTEHMLPLQALAGCPYSRPDAGWGRTTLFPALSDALRGVAERTGARFLDMARATEGFEACTKPLRGQEWQRRITVDPEALVYGGLDGVGVHLAQESFHPTAAAHAEMARCVREFVRSASTAAACVAAADGQAHLEPAPVVSPAA; from the coding sequence GTGACGCGATCACGCTCCCTGGCGCTGCTCCTCGCTGCGGGCGGTGCCGTGGCGCTCACCCTCTTCGGCGCCCCCACCGTGGCGACGGCGCAGACCCCCGCCGCGGTCGTCGTGCTCGGCGACAGCGCCGCGGCGGGCGACGGCGCGGGCGACTACGAGCCGGGCACGCGGGGGGAAGACGGCAACTGGTGCCACCGCTCCAAGCACGCCTACGTCCACCGCACGGGTCTCGCCCCCGAGTCGGTCAACCTGGCGTGCTCGGGGGCGGAGGCCGCGAACGTCGCGTTCGGCGGCGGCACCCACTACACGGAGGGCTCCCAGGCCCAGCGGCTCGTCGAGGTCGCCGGCCGGTACCGGGTCACCACGGTGATCGTGCAGATCGGCGCCAACGACGACGCCGCGCTGTTCGGCACCGGCGTCGCGTGCATCCGGGCGTTCCTCGACCCCAGCGAGCCCCCGTGCCGGGAGAAGCTCGGCCCGCTGGTGCCCGAGCGCATGGCCGCCACGGCGACGAAGGTGGAAGCGGCGGTGCAGGACCTGCGAGTGGCCATGCGGCAGGCCGGGTACACGCGCGGCGACTACACGCTGGTGCTCGCCTCCTACGCATCGCCGGTCACCGAGCACATGCTGCCGCTGCAGGCGCTCGCCGGCTGCCCGTACAGCCGTCCCGACGCAGGCTGGGGGCGCACCACGCTGTTCCCGGCGCTCTCGGACGCGCTGCGCGGCGTGGCCGAGCGCACCGGTGCGCGGTTCCTCGACATGGCGCGGGCCACCGAGGGCTTCGAGGCGTGCACCAAGCCGCTGCGGGGCCAGGAGTGGCAGCGGCGGATCACCGTCGACCCGGAGGCTCTGGTGTACGGCGGGCTGGACGGCGTGGGAGTCCACCTCGCCCAGGAATCGTTCCACCCCACGGCCGCAGCACACGCGGAGATGGCCCGCTGCGTCAGGGAGTTCGTGCGCTCGGCGTCCACCGCCGCGGCGTGCGTGGCCGCCGCCGACGGCCAGGCCCACCTGGAGCCGGCGCCGGTGGTGAGCCCGGCCGCGTGA
- a CDS encoding MFS transporter: MRPEQAGAASGTLNTTQQFAGAAGLAVIGTVLFAVVGADPDASQFTSAAAVTLWVDLALVAAMATLTTLLSRPTARSSTASSTA; the protein is encoded by the coding sequence GTGCGCCCGGAGCAGGCGGGTGCGGCCTCCGGCACCCTCAACACCACGCAGCAGTTCGCCGGGGCGGCCGGCCTCGCGGTCATCGGCACCGTGCTCTTCGCCGTCGTCGGCGCGGATCCGGACGCGTCGCAGTTCACCTCGGCGGCGGCCGTCACGCTCTGGGTCGACCTGGCCCTGGTGGCGGCGATGGCCACCCTCACCACCCTGCTGTCGCGCCCGACGGCCCGATCCTCGACCGCGTCCAGCACGGCGTGA